In Schizosaccharomyces osmophilus chromosome 1, complete sequence, the genomic window TCTCCAGAGAAGAAATTTACTAATTGGCTTTTCTGTTGGTCTTCTCTGTACAACCTTCTCAAGTTGGGTGTTGTAACGTTAATATGGTagtgtttatttacatataGTAAATATTGCTATGCTCGATACTTGGTCcgaggaaaacaaaagaaataaagcACAAGTTACTTATATGTTTGCTAACAACGATTTTTCAAtatacaaaacaaaagaagatatTATTGATCCATTCGACTGCCTTTGCAGGTAGCTACATTCATATCTACTTCTTATGAAATGAACTATTGATAAATAAAACTATAGAACGAACCCTACGAGAAACGGGCAAACAAGCATAGAAAAATGTTGCCTCTTATGTCAAACTTGTATCTAGCATCTGTCCACCCAAAAtagcaaatgaaaagaaaaagcaataagCTCAAAAGAAGCAGTCTACTTATAGAACAGTATGTACAATTTAAAGTTGTTTGATAAAACATCATAAGTGTGCAAtccataaacaaacattagtgtttgtttaccataTAGTGTGACGCACCGAGTTATCGCTCGTTTCTTAAAATTCACCACCAAAAGCTACATGTTGTGTCTGACCCTTCCTTTTTGGCCATATTTTGATTTGGTAAATAAAGCTCCGTTTTATTAGTTTCTAGCTAGtttattttgataaatTCCTTTATactcaatttttttttgataataaCTGGGTTTTCTATATGAATAGCTCAGTGCTGGATCCGGAACTTCAAATGCCCGAGTTTCTGGGGGTAAAGTCACTAGAACGGAccagaaaacgaaaaggaGATTTTGAtgatactttttcattgaacAAGGGATTAAACCAATCTACCTCAGAATTGTCAGAATCATCAGAAGGACTGAGTTCTCTTAACCCTGCAAAGGAAAGTCGACGAGATGATCGAAGTTTTGAAGCGTTGATGTCTTTACAAACTGGAAATCCGAGTCTAAGCTCATCGAATCAGACAGTTCCAATGGGTGCAATTACGGCGGCAAATATTCCATTAGCAGTAGATGATCTAGGGTCAAAGGATTATTTGTCCAAGCCCGCTACAGATGCAGGAATTGTTGATGGATCTGCCTCATTGGCTTCTACTGGACCACTTTTAATGAACACGAGCATCAAAAAAAGTCCCCCAGAAGATACCAATTCTAGAGGTAACGCCAGATGGACCGCAGAACATTGGGATTACCTTGAACAGCGGATGCAAGAATTCTGCGATGCTTTTCAAATGACGCACCAACAAGTTGGGGAACTTTTGCAGGATAAACGCCTTCATGGACCACTCTCATCACTTGTCAAGATATTAGTAGATGAAATGCCAAGCTTCACAAGGAGAACCATTCTACGGCATTTGCGAGCCTTCTACAACATTCCCGGTTACGAAAAGTATAGCCGAAGAAACTCAAGTGGAAAGGGTGATTTTGGTGTTCAGGAGACTGCCATTATAGCTCAGGAAGTAcgaaatttcattttggaGCAAGGTTGGACTGAATACCAGTTTTGCAATCAAATTTGGGCAGGAAAATGCCCTAAGCCAATTCGTTCCTTTTATTCCAATTTGTATAAAAAGCTCTCACATAGAGATGCGAAGAGCATTTATCACCATGTTAGACGAGCCTATAACCCATTTGAGGAACGTTGTGTGTGGAgtaaggaagaagatgaagaacTAAGAAGGTAAGTTAGTTAGCTGTGATGGTTATTTCGTTTTAGAACAGGTTGACTAAACTTTATAGAAATGTTTTGGAACACGGAAAGTGTTGGACCAAAATTGGCCGGAAAATGGCACGCATGCCAAACGATTGTCGGGACCGTTGGCGTGATGCAGTTCGATTTGGCGATCGGTTGAAGCGCAATGCATGGTCTTTGGATGAAGAGACTCAATTATTACAGATTGTAGCAGAATTACGAAATCGTGAGGATATGAGTTCTGATATCAACTGGACATTGGTAGCACAACTCTTAGGAACAAGGACAAGATTGCAATGCCGATATAAATTTCAACAGCTTACAAAATCTGCTCCCAAGTTCGAATTACAAGATAATGTTTGGCTTTTAGAAAGGTAAGGTGATACTTGAAAACTACATTATTAATTTCATGTATTAACTCGGTTTGTAGAATCTACAATTCGCTTGTCAAGTATGGAGACCAAATTCATTGGGATGCTATCGTTCGAGAGGCGAATGGACGCTGGTCCCGTGATCAAATGCTTTTTCAGTTTATTaacttgaagaaaatgattccAAGCTATGATAACTTACCCCTTCTGGAAGCTACACAATCGGCTATTTCTGATTTTAAAGTAGTGCTATCAGGGTTTTCTAGCTGATTCGCGATTCCTTTCATCTTCTATGTTatccttatttttttaattaatcTTTACGCTTTGTCTTTCTGTCTAGTCTTTcaacttccttttttattcttgttGTTCGGTCAACTCTCGGTGAATTCGGTTTTTTCAGAGGCTTCAAGGTTTCGTGTATGAGACGGATTACTTGTACGAAAACCCATTATTTTGATGtaaaaatccaagaaaatCGACTTTTAGTCTACCTTTTTGCATGTTTCCTTTATATATTACTTAATTCAGTCAATAGTTTTTACAGCGGAATTATTTTGTAGCACTCCATTTATGAAGCGATTTCTTCCAACAACATTGAAAAGCCTGTGGGAAAAGCCCCCATGTGGTAGCGTTGTAGATGTGCACGGATGGATACGATCACTAcggaaatccaaaaatgtGTGTTTTGCCATGGTCTCCGACGGCACATGTCAACAACCCATTCAGGTGGTAGCGACTCCAGAGCAAGCTCAGTTGTAAGTATTTTTAACTGTCAGCATGTTTAAATTCTATTATCCATATGCTCTTTGTGATACTTCAGTTCTCTAACGTCTCTTCTAGGTTGTCTTACGGTGCTAGTGTCAAAATCCAAGGGAAACTTGAGATTTCTAAAAAAGCTGCACTAGGAAAGCAGCAATACGAACTACTGGCCGAGAAAGTTGATCTTTATGGCAAAGTAAACAACGTACGATACATCAGTGAATCATTCAGCTAATATGAAATGTTTAATGTAATGGTAAAATTATTCATGCTAACATTCAAAACTTAGGACTACCctatacaaaaaaaaaatttagcaACAGAATTTTTGAGACAACATCCTCATTTGAGGGTTCGTActgcaaaacaaaatgactTGTTTCGTCTAAGGTCTGATACCTTGGAAGGCGTACGCTCCTTTTTAGCCAAAAGCGATTTTATTGAAACTAATCCCCCTCTCTTAACATCTTCAGATTGTGAGGGTGCAGGTGAAGTATTTCTGGTCACCCctcattcaaaaaaaaaagattccaCTAATAGTTCtgaattttcaaataaagatGAACAGAGCCCTTCGTTTTTTGGAACGCCGACATTTCTGACAGTCTCCACCCAGCTTCATCTGGAGGCATTGGCACTCGGAATGTCTCGGGTTTACACAATTACACCAGCTTTTCGAGCAGAAAATAGCCATACAAGTCGGCATTTAGCAGAATTTTGGATGCTGGAAGTCGAACTTGCTTTTATAGAAACAATGGATGCTCTCGCGGGTGTTGTGGAAGACCTTATTAAATATTTGGTacaatatttaaaaaaaaaaggatatcaTCGGGAGCATTGGAATCATCTAATGAACGAATGGCATCGAATATCATATACAGAAGCAAttgatattttgaaaaactcaGGCTATACTTGGCATGATCCTCCGGCATGGGGCAATGATCTTAGCAGCGAACATGAACGTTATTTAACGGACGTCTATATCAAGGGACCTGTTTTTGTGACTGATTATCCTGCTTCTATTAAGCCCTTTTACATGAAGCCCAGCTCAAACGACACCGTTGCAGCGATGGATTTATTGGTCCCACAGGTTGGAGAATTAGTCGGTGGATCGTTGCGAAAAGATTCGATTGCTTTGGAGGAAGTACCCAAGGGGTTAGAATGGTATTATGAAATGCTTCAACAAGCTAATACCCCTCATGGTGGTTTTGGACTTGGTATTGAACGATTGCTAGCGTTTCTAGAAGGCAATGCCACAAATGTCCGTGAAACCATTCCATTTCCACGCTCATCTGGATCAATATTTGCTTAATTGAACACTTTAATGCCTCACCGAGAACGAAGTATACAGTGCTATTATTTTCATGATTTACCGACTTCATCGCCTTTAATTCCAATTCTTGTCAGATTCTTGTTACTATAACGAAACAGTAGCCGGAGTAATGGGTCCGCAAATCAGAGAATTTGACTCCAAATAATTTGAGAGACCGTTTGTTATAAATACGTTGATGCCAGATGAGTTTTAAATCTTGAAGCATCTCTGTgaactttttcctttggcTAGAGGTACAAATATTTCGCATGCTAAGATAAATTGACCAAAATGTTGTCCATTCAAATTTCGAAATTTTGTAATGCCACACAATGGCTGAACGTAATCGAATTGGAGTATTTCGTTAACTTCTCTCAAGCATGCGTAGCTAAGTGTGTATAAATCCGTATATTGTTGATTGATATATGCTAAACTTTTACATAAAATGAGTGTTAcctttgcttctttacACCTTTTCAAGTTAAACGACATAACATATTTAAAGCTACCCGCTGGTTActatattttgtttatatatgTATTTAATTCCCCTTAATCTGCACTTTCAGTACCTTATTctcaaaaatgaaggacTTATCTTTATTATAGTGAATAAAGCACTATAATACACCCGTacaaatttataaaaagcaCGCAAACCCAGTTTCCGGGTAAAAAGTTTATGGTAAAACAGTAATTATAAGTAAAATAGAGATGTCCGTAATTAATGGcaatagaagaaaatggGAAATCTAGGTTTCAATAAAAGTCTAAGGGACGTGCAAATTCTCTGTGTACCGGAAGACAGCAAAATATAGGGATTAAAAACAGTAAGAAACAGGATTAACACgtttattgcttttctaaagACAATTCATGAACATAAGTACAGAAAAGTTTAATACCCTTCATAAAGTTGTCCAAGTCTAATTTTTCGTTGATACTATGAGCACCATCATCACCACGGCCCATGGGTAACAAAAGAACATTCCTGTTCAACGCATGCTCAAACGTAACAGTAACAGGAATGGAACCACCTTCACGAACAAAGTCAGGTTTGACACCGAAAACACGCTCGGTAGCACGGCTTCCAACATCATAGTGCCAGTGTTTGGGGGAAGAACTCCACCAGGCACCAGCATGAAGAGCATGGAAGGTAAGCTTATTTTTGCTACCCAAAGAGCTGAAGACTTTTTCAACatgattttgaacaagCTCGCGAACAGTTTCAGGCTCCATGTCAGGCACAGTACGAATTGAGAATTTACCGTTTACCTTAGCAGGAATGACTGTCTTTGCACCACTACCACTGAAGGCGCCTTCGATACCATGAAGAGATAATGTAGGGTAACGCCAGCGATGTTGCAAGGTGCGCTTGGTATCGGGATAAATCGAAACGTCCGCACCGGCGgcattttccaaatcacTCATTTCATAGTCGATAGTGTCGTACAAACtatcttcttcagaagtGAGTTTGGCAACTTGGTCCATAATGCCAGGGATCAAAATCTCGCCATTTGGCTTAACCAAGGAGCTCATAACTGCAATCAAATCGGTCATAGGCTCATGGACAGTACCACCAAAGACACCGGAATGTAAGTCGGCACCAGGACCCTGTACTGTCATGCTAAAGTAGCTTACACCACGTAATCCGTAAGTCAACACGGGCTTTTTAGTACCCAACCAATAGGTATCGCTGATACATACACAATCTGCCTTGGCAAAGTACTTTTGAGCCTCAGCGCGAATGAGATCATCAAGACCTTCACTACCGTACTCTTCCATACCTTCAAAGCACATCAACAAGTTGACGGGGAAATCCAAACCACATTCTTGGTATGCTTGGACAGCAGATATCCAACCAATGAGAGGACCCTTGTCATCAGTAACACCACGAGCAATCATACGGTCCTTACTATCCACTTCAAGTTTGAAAGGGTCTGTAGACCAGCCATCAGAAACTGAAGCAGGTTGAACATCAAAGTGATTATAAATCAAAACAGTCTTTTTAGAAGGATCACTTCCATATTGGCCAAGGACTATAGGAGGCAAAGGAACTTCTTGACCTTCCATTTCATGGGAACCGATGTCGCGCTTTTCCATTTTGGCTCCAAGTTTGGTGAATTCATCCACGACAAAGTCGGCCATCTCATAAACCTTAGGACGAAGGTTAACGTCTGCAGATACGGAAGGAATAGCTACTGCTTTCGCGAGACGAGCAATAAAttcatcctttttcttgtcGATCCTGAACTACGTGTTAAGATTACATTTAAATAGTAAATAGCATATTTACATACAAACTGTACAAGGTTTCAAGTGtcatttttatatataaaaaaaaaaatatatatatgtaatAAAAGAGCGCGTTGGTTAAAGTTGATTTGTAGTTTCACGTTCTTTTGCATTGCTAGGTTTTACGGTCGAATCTCAAGCCTTGGATAGTGaattgcaaagaaaaatgataAAACGCTTACGGCAGCATACAACAATCAGATAAATTTCTACAATATTATATGGTATTGTCAAGGTCGTGAATATTATGTTAATATATAGCAAGAGAATCTTCATTATAAATTGGAAATAACGGAAATATAGACATGGAGAGGCTAAAGTTGATATATTCTGTATCGTAGAAGTTATGTTAACCATGTTTAGAAGTGCGAGTCTTCAGATCGCAAGATACGGTCGATCTGGGCTTAGTAAATCTTGCTGTCGTTTATTCAACTAGTAAAGTCACTGGACCCAGTACGGAGGAGGTGTGTCATCTGAAGGAGGTCGACTCCTCGACTTTTCAGAGCTCGAAACAGGAGTATAAgtattcttcatctttacaaaggcaaaccaaaaaacaaaaataggATTGAGATTTAAAGTCTAGGCAACAACAACTAGAATCTCAGTAGAAACTGACTTCAGTTTTTGAGAAACAGCCcaaaggaattgaaagctcctttaaaaaaaaaagttctAAAATAAATTCCCGTTACAAAAGATGTCTGCTTAAAAAAGTCTTGGTAGTAGCTTTCTACATGTCTCATTCATGAAACAATGACATTATGTCAGTACCCTCGTTACGATTATTCAATGGTAGTATAACATTTCTTTAGCCTTATAAACATTTTACTATTAAATTGTATTAGCATATAATCGAATACGAATTCAttgttttatataataGACTaaaatattacaaaaagtaaacaaatcatGAAACCTCCTAATTCAGGAGCTAAAAAATGTGCACAGGAAGATAAAACGCgcattattttcatatttttataCCTGATCAGTAAAATTGGGGAAGCTTTGAGACTGGAAGTTTCGACCAGTTATTGACTCTTGAGATCGTAGTGTTTGCgttcaaataaaaaaaactcaaGTTTAAAACGAGTCAGTTCATAATGTCAAAACGAACAAAAAACCGTGAAACGAGTGATTTCTCAATTGTGAAACGAAAGGTAAATACGCATGCAATAAGATTGATAATGATAAAACACATACTTCAGTGTGAATACTATCAGtcaattttcaattatGTATATTTCTGTAATcatttattctttctttaaattcgAGCACAAGGTTGGTACTATTGGATTTAATTTAACAAACATAATTGAACTTGTGACAAACAATCAATCATCGGCAGTCATGtcaaaaaagacaaattcAGCATCAGCGGAACCAACACTTTCAATGGTCAGAGAAGAACCCTTTTCAGTGTCCATCACAAAAAGACCATCACCTTCCTGTAGTACATTATCGCCAATCTTCAATTGAGCTTTGCCAACAGAAATATCACGAGGACCAGCAAAACCGGATGTCTGAATAAAGTGAAGGTAACCCTTTCTGACAGGAGAAGCGGTAGTGTTCCAAGGACCAAACACATGGGTTACCTGGGATCCTGGAGAAAGAATGGATGCCCACATACCCAAATCACCtggaaaaggaattgcAGAGTCGTCTGTTGTGGCACTTGAACCAACCTGAACACCATTCGACTTTACATTCGTGGGATCAGTAAATGTGTAATTAGGAACAATAACGGGTTGAAGACGATTATGCTTGGCTTCTTCTGATTGATGACGGGTATAATAAATGGGAGAACGATATTTGTCGTCAGGTTTAGCCCAAACTTGAAGGAAATGGGCATCGCAGCTTCCTTTTGGTTCATTGTTGTATTCCGAATGAGCGATACCGGTTCCAGCGGACGTATATTGAATATCGCCTCTGGACATGGTTTCCGTATTGCCCATCGTATCTTGGTGGGTCAATTTTCCATTCACTAAATACGACCAAATCTCATATCgttgatgatgatgaggAGGGAATCCACTGGCAGGCTCCACACGATCCTCGTTGATGACTCGCAAGGGACCGAATCCCATATATTGTAGATCAAAGTAATTCGCAAAACTAAATGTGTGGAATGACCTGAGGAAATTTTTATAGTGGGCAAAACCACGCTCTCCAGATTTTCTTACAACGAGCTGCATTAGCGGTAAAGGAGACGATGACGGAGCAAAAGTGTTGACTTTTTTGGCCTTATAGAACGATTCAAGAGATAAAAAGCCTcgaatcaataaaaaaacaattaatgGCAACAACCAAAACAGATTTTTCATCCAATTCACGGTAGATAAGTCACGAAAGAGAGAGAAGGAGAAATACAGGCAGATAAAAAAggactttgcttttttccctttcaACAAATGGTAAAACTTAAAATGAAACTAGCAGGAAGCCTCctatatatattatttgTAATCAACCGTCTTACATTGCATTTTCGTACATGACCAAGACATTCCCCCGTTGATTACAAAGCGACACCAAGACAtggcaaagaaaaagttccAAATTAAAAGCTTTCAAATcattcttccatcattctcttttctatCTATTTCTTATTGAAAAATCTATTATTCATCATCTTTATGCCACTGTTTTGCacctttttttccatattgTTGTGGTGGTAGTACTTGATTACTGGTCgtttataaaatatatcTTCTTATAACAGGATATTATACTGTATAATTATGTTACTATGATTTCATTgagcaaagcaaaaacgaacgaaaagaattcataaacataaagaaaactcaagaaaaatttgtaaaggaaagaaatattATCAAAAAGTCCTATCCGGCGGTTTTCACGTGTCGATTTTCCATGTAGTAAGCAAGATTGGCGAGGGTAGTGTAGCTTCGAATGTAGAAAAGGTGAGTTCCGTctgtgtttttttttttttttattttattttatttttgtttgttacaatctttttctttctttttcaaattcctGTAATCAtcgcttttttcttattttcttaCATCGTTAGTCCGTATATTGGTTCACGACACCACCATTGAAATCCAAGGGTTCTTTTTCCTGGttacttcttttccatttacATTTGAAAGCTCTTCACTTAAATTGCTTTCCCTAGTTTTCCTGTTTCTATTGTCCCCTCGAGTCCTTTCCCACCAGACCAAGGCCAAACGTAACCATCTTCATCTAGTAGCCTTGCTTTCCATGGAGAATCTAAGAAAACGCATCATCACCTATACTGGGAGCAAAGAGACGTACGACGAGGAGGATGCTACTCCACTCAGTCAACAAGGTAAGCCTCCTCTCTATCCTGCCCATTAATTTACTAACATACTGTTGTCCTTTAGAACAAGAAGCTTTTATTGAACACTTACGGCTAACAAATACAAGAGATAATCGCatgttttctattttattctCCTTCTTGTTTCTCGTTCTAGCCGTACCCGTCCTTTTGTACCCAGAGAGCTTTTTCTACAAACTCGTTGAGGTCCTAGTCCTAGGCTCTAGTGCCTTCGTCATGTATTTCCTTCCTACAGACTATATTCTTGGTTCTCCTGCAATTCCATTTCAATGGAAAGTTTTGCTATCCTCAAATATCGCTCTCCCGGCAGCTGTATTCCTCTTCACCATTCACAAACAATCATCCATTCTTGGggctttgttttctatgCGATTCCTTGCTTTGgctgtttctgttttcacTGAACTTACTCGTTATTCCATGTATTCTGCTGCTTTGGGCGTAGAAAAGCTCGATAATATGCGATTCGCATAGCCGTTTTCTC contains:
- the reb1 gene encoding RNA polymerase I transcription termination factor/ RNA polymerase II transcription factor Reb1 codes for the protein MNSSVLDPELQMPEFLGVKSLERTRKRKGDFDDTFSLNKGLNQSTSELSESSEGLSSLNPAKESRRDDRSFEALMSLQTGNPSLSSSNQTVPMGAITAANIPLAVDDLGSKDYLSKPATDAGIVDGSASLASTGPLLMNTSIKKSPPEDTNSRGNARWTAEHWDYLEQRMQEFCDAFQMTHQQVGELLQDKRLHGPLSSLVKILVDEMPSFTRRTILRHLRAFYNIPGYEKYSRRNSSGKGDFGVQETAIIAQEVRNFILEQGWTEYQFCNQIWAGKCPKPIRSFYSNLYKKLSHRDAKSIYHHVRRAYNPFEERCVWSKEEDEELRRNVLEHGKCWTKIGRKMARMPNDCRDRWRDAVRFGDRLKRNAWSLDEETQLLQIVAELRNREDMSSDINWTLVAQLLGTRTRLQCRYKFQQLTKSAPKFELQDNVWLLERIYNSLVKYGDQIHWDAIVREANGRWSRDQMLFQFINLKKMIPSYDNLPLLEATQSAISDFKVVLSGFSS
- the slm5 gene encoding mitochondrial asparagine-tRNA ligase Slm5, which codes for MKRFLPTTLKSLWEKPPCGSVVDVHGWIRSLRKSKNVCFAMVSDGTCQQPIQVVATPEQAQLLSYGASVKIQGKLEISKKAALGKQQYELLAEKVDLYGKVNNDYPIQKKNLATEFLRQHPHLRVRTAKQNDLFRLRSDTLEGVRSFLAKSDFIETNPPLLTSSDCEGAGEVFLVTPHSKKKDSTNSSEFSNKDEQSPSFFGTPTFLTVSTQLHLEALALGMSRVYTITPAFRAENSHTSRHLAEFWMLEVELAFIETMDALAGVVEDLIKYLVQYLKKKGYHREHWNHLMNEWHRISYTEAIDILKNSGYTWHDPPAWGNDLSSEHERYLTDVYIKGPVFVTDYPASIKPFYMKPSSNDTVAAMDLLVPQVGELVGGSLRKDSIALEEVPKGLEWYYEMLQQANTPHGGFGLGIERLLAFLEGNATNVRETIPFPRSSGSIFA
- the dug1 gene encoding dipeptidase Dug1 produces the protein MTLETLYSLIDKKKDEFIARLAKAVAIPSVSADVNLRPKVYEMADFVVDEFTKLGAKMEKRDIGSHEMEGQEVPLPPIVLGQYGSDPSKKTVLIYNHFDVQPASVSDGWSTDPFKLEVDSKDRMIARGVTDDKGPLIGWISAVQAYQECGLDFPVNLLMCFEGMEEYGSEGLDDLIRAEAQKYFAKADCVCISDTYWLGTKKPVLTYGLRGVSYFSMTVQGPGADLHSGVFGGTVHEPMTDLIAVMSSLVKPNGEILIPGIMDQVAKLTSEEDSLYDTIDYEMSDLENAAGADVSIYPDTKRTLQHRWRYPTLSLHGIEGAFSGSGAKTVIPAKVNGKFSIRTVPDMEPETVRELVQNHVEKVFSSLGSKNKLTFHALHAGAWWSSSPKHWHYDVGSRATERVFGVKPDFVREGGSIPVTVTFEHALNRNVLLLPMGRGDDGAHSINEKLDLDNFMKGIKLFCTYVHELSLEKQ
- a CDS encoding yhhW — encoded protein: MKNLFWLLPLIVFLLIRGFLSLESFYKAKKVNTFAPSSSPLPLMQLVVRKSGERGFAHYKNFLRSFHTFSFANYFDLQYMGFGPLRVINEDRVEPASGFPPHHHQRYEIWSYLVNGKLTHQDTMGNTETMSRGDIQYTSAGTGIAHSEYNNEPKGSCDAHFLQVWAKPDDKYRSPIYYTRHQSEEAKHNRLQPVIVPNYTFTDPTNVKSNGVQVGSSATTDDSAIPFPGDLGMWASILSPGSQVTHVFGPWNTTASPVRKGYLHFIQTSGFAGPRDISVGKAQLKIGDNVLQEGDGLFVMDTEKGSSLTIESVGSADAEFVFFDMTADD
- a CDS encoding ER membrane protein, coding for MENLRKRIITYTGSKETYDEEDATPLSQQEQEAFIEHLRLTNTRDNRMFSILFSFLFLVLAVPVLLYPESFFYKLVEVLVLGSSAFVMYFLPTDYILGSPAIPFQWKVLLSSNIALPAAVFLFTIHKQSSILGALFSMRFLALAVSVFTELTRYSMYSAALGVEKLDNMRFA